The following coding sequences are from one Gigantopelta aegis isolate Gae_Host chromosome 15, Gae_host_genome, whole genome shotgun sequence window:
- the LOC121390644 gene encoding cationic amino acid transporter 4-like gives MAALVQRFVGKVTRKKTVDDEFRETSLRRCLNTFDITMLGIGHMIGAGIYVLTGTVVRKKAGPSTVLSYLFAGIAAMLSALCYAEFGARVPKAGSAYSYTYITIGEIWGFIIGWNIVLEHLIGVSAVARAWSGAVDSIFNGAIRNGTISSIGYLAKDSTWFSEYPDFLAAAITIVVFVIVATGAKFSIHFNSAFTVMNGVVILFIICAGLYFADGRNWTDPGRGGFFPFGFGGTVAGAASCFFAFIGFEGIAVSGEEARNPEKSIPIATVVSLGVVTVVYMLVTVSLTLMIPYYQTEPTAAFPMAFATCGVIWAKYVVAVGTLFGITTSLLGGAFSLPRAVYAMADDGLLFRFIAYVHPRTQTPVWAIAIFGLLSALGSFLFEIETLVEFMSIGTLFAYTIVAASIIILRYLPVEKCQFQLKPEEEPAARPETEEMSEKCSIMKRSKSHDSFGKLRDHLKDLPILKHFEPGSCVTLAVVLMGTMIVCFNVTVIYGLDFLKDASWWAIILVIIFIGGIVFFYLVIVAHEQNDAFMTFQIPLVPLLPTLCIICNVALMFSLTYLTWIRLGIWMAAGLLVYFVYGMHHSRENRTAPGYGPMVEYTGDASLEGPLAGMDEDVQEQQPVRRDEGLPYESY, from the exons ATGGCTGCGCTAGTACAGAGGTTCGTTGGCAAGGTAACCCGGAAGAAGACGGTGGACGACGAATTCAGAGAGACGTCCCTCCGGCGATGTCTCAACACGTTCGACATCACCATGCTCGGCATCGGTCACATGATCGGGGCGGGGATATACGTCCTGACCGGAACCGTGGTTCGGAAGAAAGCCGGACCGTCGACTGTGCTGTCGTACCTGTTCGCCGGGATAGCGGCCATGCTGTCGGCGCTGTGCTACGCTGAGTTCGGCGCCCGGGTCCCCAAGGCCGGATCGGCGTACTCCTACACGTACATCACGATCGGCGAGATCTGGGGCTTCATAATCGGCTGGAACATCGTTCTCGAGCACCTGATCGGTGTGTCGGCCGTCGCGAGGGCGTGGAGCGGGGCCGTTGACTCCATCTTCAACGGGGCCATACGGAACGGGACGATCTCGTCGATCGGTTACCTGGCGAAGGATAGCACGTGGTTCTCCGAGTACCCAGACTTCCTGGCGGCAGCCATCACCATCGTCGTGTTCGTCATCGTGGCCACGGGCGCCAAATTCTCGATCCACTTCAACAGTGCCTTCACTGTCATGAACGGCGTAGTCATCCTCTTCATCATCTGCGCGGGGCTGTACTTCGCCGACGGCCGCAATTGGACGGATCCCGGGCGGGGAGGGTTTTTCCCTTTCGGGTTCGGGGGAACGGTCGCCGGAGCCGCTTCGTGCTTCTTCGCCTTCATCGGGTTCGAGGGTATAGCTGTTTCCGGAGAAGAGGCGAGAAATCCCGAGAAGTCGATCCCGATAGCGACGGTTGTCTCCCTCGGCGTCGTCACCGTCGTGTACATGCTGGTGACGGTCAGTCTGACGTTGATGATCCCGTACTACCAGACCGAGCCGACGGCGGCGTTTCCTATGGCGTTCGCCACGTGTGGGGTGATCTGGGCGAAGTACGTCGTCGCCGTCGGCACCCTCTTCGGCATAACGACGTCGCTGCTCGGCGGAGCGTTCTCTCTACCCAGGGCCGTGTACGCAATGGCCGACGACGGACTACTTTTCAGGTTTATCGCCTACGTCCATCCTCGCACGCAGACTCCAGTATGGGCGATAGCAATTTTTGGACTCTTATCTGCTTTGGGGTCGTTTCTATTTGAAATCGAAACGCTTGTGGAGTTCATGTCGATCGGGACACTGTTCGCGTACACGATCGTCGCCGCCAGCATCATCATCCTTCGCTACCTGCCCGTGGAGAAGTGCCAGTTCCAGCTGAAACCGGAAGAGGAGCCCGCCGCGCGACCAGAAACGGAAGAGATGTCGGAAAAGTGCTCCATCATGAAGAGGTCGAAGAGTCACGACAGTTTTGGCAAGCTACGGGACCACCTGAAAGACTTGCCCATCCTGAAGCACTTCGAGCCGGGCAGCTGCGTGACGCTGGCGGTCGTGTTGATGGGCACCATGATCGTCTGCTTCAACGTGACCGTCATCTACGGGCTGGACTTCCTGAAGGACGCGTCGTGGTGGGCGATCATCCTCGTGATCATCTTCATCGGCGGCATCGTCTTCTTCTATCTCGTCATCGTGGCGCATGAGCAGAACGATGCGTTCATGACATTCCAG AttccactggtaccactgcttCCTACACTGTGTATTATATGCAATGTTGCGCTCATGTTCTCACTGACATACCTCACTTGGATTCGACTGGGTATCTGGATGGCGGCGG gATTGCTAGTTTACTTTGTATACGGGATGCACCACAGTCGTGAAAACCGGACCGCGCCGGGGTACGGACCGATGGTGGAGTACACGGGTGACGCCAGCCTTGAGGGACCTCTCGCGGGAATGGACGAGGATGTACAAGAACAACAGCCGGTCAGACGAGACGAGGGCCTACCGTACGAGTCCTACTAA